The Hyphomonas sediminis genome contains a region encoding:
- a CDS encoding class I SAM-dependent methyltransferase, with protein sequence MKNLMLAAASALMLAACSAQAPATDAPAETGTETAATEAAPAVTLADIVNSDARSAEEKARDPWRHPAETLEFFGIEPGYKVVEIWPGGGWYTNILAPWLASGGGTLVAAGFDIASVEDADRRARMEERLTEFKNAYADPRFGTIEYSAFSATSGPLTEPGTADAVLTFRNIHNWMSGGYTEKFFTDAFAALKPGGTLGVVEHRLPSTAMQDPTAASGYVHEDYVKGLAAAAGFEFVEASEVNANPADTADHPFGVWTLPPNSATSKADGTTIEGFDPEAYKAIGESDRMTLKFRKPE encoded by the coding sequence ATGAAAAATCTGATGCTCGCGGCCGCCTCGGCCCTGATGCTGGCGGCCTGCTCTGCGCAGGCGCCGGCGACCGATGCCCCCGCCGAAACCGGCACCGAGACCGCCGCCACCGAAGCTGCCCCCGCCGTGACGCTGGCCGATATCGTCAATTCCGATGCCCGCTCCGCCGAAGAAAAAGCCCGCGACCCGTGGCGCCATCCGGCCGAGACGCTGGAATTCTTCGGCATCGAGCCGGGGTATAAAGTGGTCGAGATCTGGCCGGGCGGCGGCTGGTATACCAACATCCTGGCGCCTTGGCTTGCCTCGGGCGGCGGCACGCTGGTGGCCGCCGGCTTCGACATTGCCTCGGTTGAAGACGCCGACCGCCGCGCGCGGATGGAAGAACGCCTCACCGAATTCAAGAACGCCTATGCCGACCCGCGCTTCGGAACGATTGAATATTCAGCGTTTTCGGCCACTTCCGGCCCGCTGACCGAGCCGGGCACCGCCGACGCCGTGCTGACCTTCCGCAACATTCATAACTGGATGTCGGGCGGCTATACCGAGAAGTTCTTCACCGACGCCTTTGCGGCGCTGAAGCCCGGCGGCACGCTGGGCGTGGTGGAGCACCGCCTGCCCTCGACTGCGATGCAGGACCCGACCGCTGCCAGCGGCTATGTGCATGAGGACTATGTGAAGGGCCTGGCCGCCGCTGCCGGTTTCGAGTTCGTGGAAGCCAGCGAAGTGAACGCCAACCCGGCCGACACCGCCGACCATCCCTTCGGCGTGTGGACCCTGCCGCCCAACAGCGCGACCTCCAAGGCAGATGGCACGACCATCGAGGGCTTTGACCCGGAAGCCTACAAGGCCATCGGCGAAAGCGACCGCATGACCCTGAAGTTCAGGAAACCGGAATAA
- a CDS encoding glutathione S-transferase family protein → MAGYRLFGAETSPYSLKVRAALRFKGAEFEWISRSAANEAEFRELAKTPTVPLLLSPEGKVSQDSTQMLAALEQAFPEPAAQPDDATLAALSLILEDYADEWLNKAMFQQRWGQLPDRDAAALRALVQLNGGKRPRAYKAASKQVGDRMAARLPLVGAEHENAATLETSYRRFALRLNAHLQNHLFIFGGHPSAADFALAAQFQQMLTDPTPAAWLADRAPFLVAWCEHMIDPQAGGPYATLEALKPTLLALFDGEAARTFLPWAKANAASASRQKKRFSVTLDDGLFEQATQSYAGRSFQKLQDRVRAALKEAPALAEFLAEAGAAEFFAERQPQKTPAA, encoded by the coding sequence ATGGCTGGCTACAGACTCTTCGGCGCCGAGACGTCGCCCTACTCGCTCAAGGTGCGCGCGGCGCTCCGTTTCAAGGGCGCTGAGTTCGAATGGATCTCGCGCTCGGCAGCGAATGAAGCGGAATTCCGCGAGCTGGCGAAGACGCCGACCGTACCGCTGCTCCTCTCGCCCGAGGGTAAGGTGAGCCAGGATTCGACGCAGATGCTGGCAGCGCTTGAGCAGGCATTCCCCGAACCCGCCGCACAGCCCGACGATGCGACGCTGGCGGCGCTGTCGCTGATCCTGGAAGACTATGCCGACGAGTGGCTGAACAAGGCGATGTTCCAGCAGCGCTGGGGCCAGTTGCCGGACCGCGACGCCGCCGCGCTTCGCGCGCTGGTGCAGCTGAACGGCGGCAAGCGCCCGCGCGCTTACAAAGCCGCATCCAAGCAGGTGGGCGACCGGATGGCCGCGCGCCTGCCGCTGGTGGGCGCTGAACATGAGAATGCCGCGACGCTGGAAACCAGCTATCGCCGCTTTGCGCTGCGCCTGAACGCGCACCTGCAGAACCACCTCTTCATTTTCGGCGGTCATCCGTCGGCGGCGGATTTTGCGCTGGCCGCGCAGTTCCAGCAGATGCTGACGGACCCGACACCGGCAGCCTGGCTGGCCGATCGCGCGCCGTTCCTGGTGGCATGGTGCGAGCATATGATCGACCCGCAGGCGGGCGGCCCGTATGCGACGCTGGAAGCGCTGAAGCCGACGCTGCTGGCGCTGTTTGATGGCGAAGCCGCGCGCACCTTCCTGCCCTGGGCGAAAGCCAATGCGGCGAGCGCCTCGCGCCAGAAGAAGCGCTTCTCCGTGACGCTGGACGATGGCCTGTTCGAGCAGGCGACCCAGAGCTATGCCGGGCGCAGCTTCCAGAAATTGCAGGACCGCGTGCGCGCAGCCCTGAAGGAAGCCCCTGCCCTGGCCGAGTTCCTGGCAGAAGCGGGCGCGGCGGAATTCTTTGCCGAGCGCCAGCCGCAAAAAACCCCCGCGGCCTGA
- a CDS encoding Hsp20 family protein, translated as MSNIDLTPLYRTMVGFDRMANMIDQASRLDGAQGYPPYNIERVDENAFAIEIAVAGFTQEDLEIETKEGLLTVAGKKGEPEDGNGRNFLHRGIAQRSFIRRFQLADHVIVTGASLEHGVLRIDLIREIPEEKKARKIEIGDGTVAKGPKLIGKKSATDNAA; from the coding sequence ATGAGCAATATCGACCTTACCCCCCTTTATCGCACCATGGTCGGCTTCGACCGTATGGCCAACATGATCGACCAGGCCTCCCGTCTGGATGGTGCGCAGGGCTATCCCCCTTATAATATCGAGAGAGTCGACGAGAACGCCTTCGCCATTGAGATCGCGGTCGCCGGCTTCACCCAGGAAGACCTTGAAATCGAAACCAAGGAAGGCCTGCTCACGGTCGCCGGCAAGAAAGGCGAACCCGAAGACGGCAATGGCCGCAACTTCCTGCATCGCGGCATCGCGCAGCGCAGTTTCATCCGCCGCTTCCAGCTCGCCGATCACGTAATCGTGACCGGGGCGAGCCTCGAGCATGGCGTCCTGCGCATCGATCTGATCCGCGAAATTCCGGAAGAAAAGAAAGCCCGCAAGATCGAAATCGGAGACGGCACCGTTGCCAAGGGTCCGAAGCTGATCGGCAAGAAGTCCGCCACAGACAACGCAGCCTGA
- a CDS encoding TetR/AcrR family transcriptional regulator, with amino-acid sequence MARKANPQTRDNLMEAAFGLVRQKGLSATSVDEICAAAGVSKGAFFHHFKSKEELAAAAANHWTAVTEAFFETAPYHAPQDPLERLLGYIDLRREMMSGEIAEFTCFVGTMAQEAWATSPPVAAATWDSMRRHGDKLVPDIEAAMDARGISGAWSAQSLALHIVAVTQGAFILAKASGDAAPARESLDHLKRYILGLFGACAGAANA; translated from the coding sequence ATGGCCCGGAAGGCGAACCCGCAGACGCGGGATAATCTGATGGAAGCCGCCTTTGGGCTGGTGCGCCAGAAGGGGCTTTCCGCGACGAGCGTGGATGAGATCTGCGCGGCGGCGGGCGTTTCGAAAGGCGCGTTCTTCCATCACTTCAAGAGCAAGGAAGAGCTGGCCGCGGCCGCGGCCAATCACTGGACCGCGGTGACTGAAGCCTTCTTCGAGACCGCGCCTTATCATGCGCCGCAAGACCCGCTGGAGCGCCTGCTTGGCTATATCGACCTGCGCCGCGAGATGATGAGCGGGGAGATTGCCGAGTTTACCTGTTTTGTGGGCACGATGGCGCAGGAAGCCTGGGCGACGAGCCCGCCTGTGGCCGCCGCCACCTGGGACAGCATGCGCCGGCATGGCGATAAGCTGGTCCCTGATATTGAAGCGGCGATGGATGCACGCGGGATTTCCGGCGCGTGGAGCGCGCAGAGCCTGGCGCTGCACATTGTGGCGGTGACGCAAGGGGCTTTCATCCTGGCCAAGGCGAGCGGTGACGCCGCCCCGGCGCGCGAGAGCCTGGATCATTTGAAGCGCTATATTCTGGGCCTGTTTGGCGCCTGTGCGGGAGCGGCGAATGCGTAG